The stretch of DNA ACACGTTGTCGAGGTTGCCCAGCAGGGCACCGCCGCCGGTGAGGACGATACCCTTGTCGACAATGTCGGCGGCCAGCTCCGGCGGTGTCTGCTCAAGCGCGGTCTTGACTGCCTCGATGATCTGGCCGACCGGCTCGGCGAGGCTCTCGGCGATCTGGCGCTGACTGATGACAAGCTCCTTGGGCACGCCGTTCATCAGATCGCGTCCCTTGATCTCCAACGTCGGCCCCTCGCCGTCTTCGGGCGAACTGGCGGAGCCGACGGACTTCTTGATGCGTTCGGCCGAGCTTTCGCCGATCAGCAGGTTGTAGGTGTTGCGGATGTAGCGAATGATTGCCTCATCCATCTTGTCACCGCCGACGCGGATCGATCGGGAGTAGACGATGCCGCCGAGCGACAGCACCGCGACCTCGGTGGTGCCGCCACCGATGTCGACGACCATCGAGCCCGTCGGCTCGGTCACCGGCAGGCTGGCACCGATCGCCGCCGCCATGGGTTCTTCGATCAGACCCACCTTGCGGGCACCGGCATGAAGCGCGGCATCCTCGATCGCGCGCCGCTCGACCGCTGTCGAACCGGACGGCACACAGACGATGACTTCGGGCCGGGCAAAGCTCGAACGGTTGTGCACCTTGCGGATGAAGTGCTTGATCATCTCTTCGGCGATGTCGAAGTCCGCGATCACGCCGTCACGCAGCGGTCGAATGGCTTCGATGTGGCCCGGCGTGCGGCCGACCATCTGCTTGGCTTCCTCGCCGACCGCCAGCACCTGTGTCTTGCCCCGGCGGTTGTCGATGGCGACCACCGAGGGTTCGTTCAGCACGATCCCGCGCGCCTGCACGTAGACCAGGGTGTTCGCAGTGCCCAAGTCGATCGCCATGTCGGATGAGAAGAAACGGGACAGCATGGTGGTTCTGACTCTCTCCCCAAACCGGGATCAGAACGATCCCGCCGAATCTCAAATATGCGCACCACGGCCGCAGCGCCGGACACGCTTTACGCGAAGGCCACACCCATCCACTCAATCGGACGAGCAACTCCGTGTTTTACAAGCTTTTTCCGAGGCCTGAGCCTGAGACGTCATACCATGAATGCGCAAGGCCCACGACCGGAAAAGAGCCGGCACACCCGATTCGGGCATGTCGGAGTCAAAATAGGACGTGAAAGCGGCGCAACCAAGGCACCGTTCCGTTTTGAAACGTCAGTTCCTGGCCTTGTCGACCAGCCGGTTCTGCGCAATCCACGGCATCATGCCACGCAAACGCTCGCCGACCTCTTCGATCGGATGCTCTGCGGCGCGGCGACGCGTCGCCTTGAAGCTGGTCTGGCCGACCTCGTTTTCGAGCATCCAGTCGCGGGCGAACTTGCCGGACTGAATCTCCTCCAGAATCTTCTTCATCTCGGCCTTGGCCTCGTCGCCGACAACGCGGGGACCGCGGGTGTAGCCGCCGTACTCG from Rhodospirillales bacterium encodes:
- a CDS encoding rod shape-determining protein, which produces MLSRFFSSDMAIDLGTANTLVYVQARGIVLNEPSVVAIDNRRGKTQVLAVGEEAKQMVGRTPGHIEAIRPLRDGVIADFDIAEEMIKHFIRKVHNRSSFARPEVIVCVPSGSTAVERRAIEDAALHAGARKVGLIEEPMAAAIGASLPVTEPTGSMVVDIGGGTTEVAVLSLGGIVYSRSIRVGGDKMDEAIIRYIRNTYNLLIGESSAERIKKSVGSASSPEDGEGPTLEIKGRDLMNGVPKELVISQRQIAESLAEPVGQIIEAVKTALEQTPPELAADIVDKGIVLTGGGALLGNLDNVLRNATGLPVSIGDEPLSCVALGTGRVLEDRKTLKHILYSQSD